A genomic stretch from Patescibacteria group bacterium includes:
- a CDS encoding diacylglycerol kinase family protein — protein sequence MKKWLRSARYALSGIVLALREERNMRIQCIAALMAVVLSIILKVSLTELSIVLIASALVICIESLNSAVERLCDMVKPRIALQLQAIKDLLSGAVLLASCAALGVGILMFVPKIVSLIVQ from the coding sequence ATGAAAAAATGGCTTAGAAGCGCACGATATGCCTTGAGCGGTATCGTATTAGCATTGCGTGAGGAACGGAATATGCGCATTCAATGCATTGCTGCACTTATGGCTGTTGTATTATCAATAATTCTTAAGGTTTCACTGACTGAACTCTCGATTGTGCTTATTGCCTCAGCTCTCGTTATTTGTATCGAGTCTCTAAATAGTGCAGTTGAACGCTTATGTGATATGGTTAAACCACGAATTGCATTACAGCTACAAGCTATAAAAGACTTGCTCTCGGGAGCAGTACTATTAGCATCATGTGCGGCACTGGGGGTTGGAATCCTAATGTTTGTTCCAAAAATTGTATCATTGATTGTTCAATGA
- a CDS encoding binary toxin-like calcium binding domain-containing protein codes for MFDEQTQPQATPPIPQSSKQEPQDIFSEVPGLQASSSQPQIPGQVAGMQQSYPQEPHSGFNPKLILIVVAILAVLVVAAFGVQFALRSKQTSQQQPVAVQQAPVQPPVQEVSEPQTPPPGLIQDNQQPIPPTPPDQLAVPSALPTTPTPGEALVPLTQSATDTDGDGLLDDEELQLGTDPAKSDSDSDGLADGQEVKTYKTNPVVADSDSDGLDDSKELTVYKSDPLNPDTDGDGYLDGSEVSNGYSPLGPGALTAPMQ; via the coding sequence ATGTTCGACGAACAAACACAACCGCAAGCGACACCGCCGATACCACAATCTTCAAAGCAAGAGCCACAGGATATTTTTAGCGAGGTACCGGGATTACAAGCATCTTCCAGTCAGCCACAGATTCCAGGACAGGTTGCCGGCATGCAGCAATCCTATCCTCAAGAACCACATTCGGGATTTAATCCAAAACTTATTCTTATTGTCGTTGCGATACTTGCCGTATTGGTCGTTGCCGCATTTGGCGTTCAGTTTGCATTGCGAAGTAAGCAAACATCTCAGCAGCAGCCAGTTGCCGTGCAGCAGGCACCGGTTCAACCTCCAGTACAAGAGGTCTCCGAGCCCCAAACTCCACCACCAGGGCTTATTCAGGATAATCAACAACCTATACCTCCCACACCTCCGGATCAGCTAGCAGTACCATCTGCCCTACCAACCACGCCTACTCCGGGTGAGGCACTAGTACCACTCACGCAATCCGCCACCGATACTGACGGTGATGGATTGCTCGATGACGAGGAGCTGCAGCTTGGTACAGATCCTGCAAAGTCAGATAGCGATAGTGATGGCTTAGCAGACGGGCAAGAAGTAAAAACATATAAAACAAATCCAGTGGTTGCCGATAGTGATTCTGATGGTCTCGATGATTCAAAGGAATTAACAGTGTATAAATCTGATCCGCTTAATCCAGATACGGATGGAGATGGTTATCTTGATGGTTCAGAAGTTAGCAATGGATATAGTCCGCTTGGTCCAGGTGCCTTGACAGCACCAATGCAGTAA
- a CDS encoding PA14 domain-containing protein encodes MKPFFIGLCMSACVALGGISFVLAQATLPIIPDKPDRQLAPKQAEQPLSTAQGEAMKIDRVFPQSGPPNQFVSIEGSGFGPVAGTVVFDQNGRAVQAETKSFPLECQGLWWRNTTIIVKVPQLEAGTYMIKLKRQDGSISNQIRFVVNQGTPTPGICGLLPDNGPAGVPVRIFGSGFGRDAGKVVLGSVDLQIEDQGWNDSIIRAQTSLTDSLSGKIRVITADKTLSNPISFSFARCSPGSCGTGNACCADGSCRPDGRCEDRPPLCTYSWAFYTGDLAGTGEPCSSNEQCLSGICTNGICAQGIKGEGARCTFDAECQKGLKCENGMCKSILKKNGDKCTSSSECFSGKCENGICKNGDKKVGEQCKYDQECASGNCYNGKCAQARICPKVLKSEPTGKLAYKNSVFSLLFNQLMDEASVRAALLFRPETKGSILVKVIGTGLEAKTQAEYRPDASLKSNEAYTFVAGPDARSASSPDTIAKCAATGGNACSGTGSICDKKGSLCEGGASCSGNSSTCRGVGTVCSGKGSKCLEGATCTGTGSTCLDKGSSCTNEGSVCRKQAGCSGLNAQCGGSGVLCTGNGSICKDGAVCKGTPPIVKEEKCETSGQKCSAQGAQCTNGSTCSGVISRCTGIGAACEGNSSTCLNGAVCDGSNSTCSGVGTLCTGSESKCVNGARCTGVDPVCQGAASECTGDGSVCSAGATCNVLPPDIACGANGTCPGGLVCNPATQKCIDPPTCGLGGKCPEGLKCNSDNKCYPACGANGACPGGLVCNPKTLACTPPPSCENGKCPNGLQCNKEDNKCYPACAAKGACPAGLSCNGSNLCGLPPTCGPNGTCPNGGVCSKTDNRCYPECGANGTCPGGLVCNPNTKGCEPIIQCGIGGSCPAGYECEKSSNQCKPIIPCGPGGSCPGGKVCVPGTNTCIEPPVCGEGGKCPDGLECNPATQHCYPPCGPGGSCPSGLACKPGGTTCEVVTPIIPPGPIACNPDGSCPLGTKKDPLASSCKCLPDCSAGQKCPAGSACDSVSGVCRVSCPPDSNCRSDERCVENMCRPIPTGPHCGDGTIQLERGEECDNGSSNNSSGNICTGSCKLIACGPKGECPGGSKCSADGKCHPVCENDSDCKSPLICDPTEKVCKPPIITVCSQKKSCEPSDDCKLCEPLCTSANRCKIVNPPDCASRNLFSCQKTDGTIECAKPCPSNDVGVCSAGTGCSLTDDCKLCPKCATASRCSTPPPDCKALGKYECQKKDGSKFCSDATCEEIPPGPIACNPDGSCPLGTKKDPLASACTCLPVCASNTDCPANQKCDLAAGVCRVSCPPDSNCRSDERCVENMCKPIPTGPRCGDGTIQLERGEECDNGSSNNSSGNICTGSCKLIACGPKGECPGGSKCSADGKCHPVCENDSDCKSPLICDPTEKVCKPPIITVCSQKKSCEPSDDCKLCEPLCTSANRCKIVNPPDCASRNLFSCQKTDGTIECAKPCPSNDVGVCSAGTGCSLTDDCKLCPKCATASRCSTPPPDCKALGKYECQKKDGSKFCSDATCEELPPDDEEQSCGPNGQCPAGTTCNPGTNTCQAPGGPQAPSSLILAVRSSSQIDLTWSDNSSNERAFLIYRSLDKGASYSLRAAVAAQSEQLAAYADTGLDARTEYTYKIIAINAYGDSDPSNVQSETTSWLPCLIFCPTPAIPTGLDMRALNASTIKIIWNHDDKNVTAFKVERTINPNDPDSYITACSVTNTQKWCNDGELSPNTTYWYRVQALNGSKFSAPSEAKSIKTLGGSGGLPPLAPTQLTAVGDTPSQITLQWQHTGADELGFNVYRTKNLTQPFEFVKRAGRDELIFIDTEKETNVQSNSDYWYRVAAFNDYGETFAAGDPAKAHTPLFGCIFFCKTPVAPTEVKATKIDSQTISLSWQHTGADLTAFRIEKTSDSGATKIYHFVTTVGKNERTHRDAGLLPATYSYRITALNDTRESSSVLSGDTSITTVTPPQPGQCVPTQIAGAGLRGIYYAAEHKDPPSQVPAGSPLIDRIDSKINFDWRNVPNDPTVPPGWYLVRWTGGIRVPQNGEYTFHTRSDDGIIVSIDNKLIINNWTGHGITSDKGKVTLEKEVLYPISMTYYENGGYGWMQLFWSGPGVAVEEIVPTEYLYTDQGAPITTCVSPDSVRPYLDSVSVLIDDADKSTSLNDQFNCTAGKTCPIGSKSLHTYSLKVFGRDARSGGLSEIVPSGGIQWGYPTGSSAIVSLSQTTPAKPTSRQISALANGTETISIRVSDVDENGYAKVVEKQVAVTVSASTDSGGGGGGGGGGGTVSGTCAQPLRMALIGFHSNTHPTYDWIRQAYPSVVGVIDTLSDASMLAEDNYDIYIVDRAWWSADSYNSKLYSLWNDRGKNVISIGNDSTSALDPIGTYVGTGGAQYNLASKPREAHEVMNSSFQAYDQIGAVTDGYATAILTAKNGFTSLYERVSKPAGQTHHMGLIGKNAIGGIWFHDNTGGLFNNDQGKNVLTSVLDYMTKDRPSRSAQTAAFKETYSKQVDPACALGGNLPLESITVSVDGAALDDLHLSDQFNCSESYPCPAGATPSHTYSVTAFGIDAAGTKQEIIPDQVTWSLGTPASTSIVLSGVSENTSNSQAVVTAKALQGGNSIAVTVQGKDTAGNATTLTKTVTMSVCPHPWSYVNADYDFSMYYCRDIDNTSMLPLLSNPPRIRTAVQGFIGTAFSREYIFPFVLDAQNNPDPNQTDVIIMRVGDNPKRQLLNDWYKERVPFGSPSPIAQIDGFDTLQDESGIYVMAPSTNGTTPELRIYFFAVNKGADPSTTQLFTRMLSWTKFASSIPSDEDGKKLRMDMTRYARLRSIQKQLEQYRRVSSYPCKSNPSTTCYYPNLDSGSYISHESISIWPSWKQTLSNNLGTALPVDPLQEQDPQPLEYQCSLPFNKNTCWYTEEKCGEKGKCSESDLHCETATNSCFPYFNGSCEHNAKNENGYCKPQSTPFQLGTTVYNAIEKEKHVFTYKSLNGGQNYQLCGLFDKPRLIRTFYGLAINDAKPICFEQEPNLSLLDRGMLLLRKISSLFPQ; translated from the coding sequence TTGAAACCGTTTTTTATAGGGCTCTGCATGAGTGCCTGTGTTGCGTTGGGCGGGATATCATTTGTGTTGGCGCAAGCGACATTGCCAATCATTCCTGATAAGCCGGATCGGCAGCTGGCACCAAAACAAGCGGAACAGCCTCTTAGCACAGCACAGGGTGAAGCAATGAAAATTGACCGTGTCTTTCCACAGAGCGGTCCGCCCAACCAATTTGTCAGCATTGAGGGCAGCGGATTTGGCCCAGTGGCCGGTACGGTAGTTTTTGATCAGAACGGCCGTGCAGTGCAGGCTGAGACAAAAAGTTTTCCGCTCGAGTGCCAAGGCCTTTGGTGGAGGAATACGACTATTATTGTCAAAGTGCCACAGCTCGAAGCAGGCACGTACATGATAAAACTCAAGCGACAGGATGGATCTATTAGCAACCAAATCCGTTTTGTAGTCAATCAAGGAACTCCGACGCCGGGTATCTGCGGATTATTGCCCGATAACGGCCCCGCCGGTGTTCCGGTCAGAATATTTGGATCTGGTTTTGGCAGAGATGCAGGAAAAGTGGTTCTTGGCAGTGTGGATTTGCAAATCGAAGATCAGGGGTGGAATGATTCAATTATTAGGGCGCAGACATCTTTGACCGATTCTCTATCGGGAAAAATCCGCGTTATTACTGCAGACAAAACGTTGAGCAATCCGATTTCATTCTCTTTTGCTCGATGTTCTCCAGGATCCTGTGGCACGGGAAATGCATGCTGTGCAGACGGTTCATGTCGTCCGGATGGGCGCTGCGAAGATAGGCCGCCTCTCTGTACGTATTCGTGGGCGTTTTATACAGGTGATCTTGCCGGTACCGGCGAACCGTGTTCATCTAATGAACAATGTTTGTCAGGAATTTGTACGAATGGCATATGCGCACAGGGAATAAAGGGAGAAGGCGCGCGATGCACATTTGATGCCGAATGCCAGAAGGGATTGAAATGCGAGAATGGCATGTGCAAATCTATTTTGAAAAAAAATGGCGACAAATGCACCAGCAGTTCAGAATGTTTCAGTGGGAAATGCGAAAATGGAATATGTAAAAATGGTGACAAAAAAGTTGGTGAGCAATGCAAGTACGATCAAGAGTGTGCTAGCGGTAATTGCTATAACGGAAAATGTGCTCAGGCGCGCATATGCCCCAAAGTGTTGAAATCAGAACCTACCGGCAAACTGGCATATAAAAATTCAGTTTTCAGTTTGTTATTCAATCAGTTAATGGATGAAGCCTCGGTACGTGCTGCACTTTTGTTTAGACCCGAAACAAAGGGCTCAATTCTAGTTAAAGTTATTGGAACGGGATTGGAAGCAAAAACACAGGCGGAATATAGGCCGGATGCATCATTAAAATCAAATGAAGCTTACACATTTGTTGCTGGGCCGGATGCACGTTCTGCATCCAGTCCGGATACGATTGCAAAATGTGCTGCAACAGGTGGGAATGCATGCAGTGGCACGGGTTCGATTTGTGACAAAAAAGGTTCGCTCTGCGAAGGTGGTGCGTCATGTTCCGGTAATTCATCCACATGTCGCGGCGTTGGTACGGTATGTAGCGGCAAAGGATCAAAATGTCTGGAAGGAGCCACATGCACTGGCACCGGTTCCACATGTTTAGATAAAGGAAGCTCGTGTACCAATGAAGGCTCGGTATGTCGTAAGCAGGCTGGCTGTTCCGGTCTCAATGCCCAATGCGGCGGATCAGGGGTGCTGTGTACCGGGAATGGTTCGATATGTAAGGATGGAGCAGTGTGTAAAGGTACGCCACCTATTGTAAAGGAAGAAAAGTGTGAAACTTCAGGACAGAAATGCAGTGCTCAGGGAGCTCAGTGCACTAATGGATCAACATGTAGCGGTGTTATCTCTCGCTGTACCGGAATAGGAGCAGCATGTGAAGGAAATAGTTCAACGTGCCTCAATGGAGCGGTTTGTGATGGCAGTAATTCTACCTGCAGCGGAGTTGGAACCCTGTGTACTGGAAGCGAAAGCAAATGCGTGAATGGCGCTCGTTGTACCGGAGTTGATCCTGTATGTCAGGGAGCAGCAAGTGAATGTACCGGCGATGGAAGCGTATGCAGTGCCGGCGCTACGTGCAATGTGTTGCCGCCAGATATTGCATGCGGTGCAAATGGTACATGTCCGGGTGGACTGGTGTGTAATCCTGCTACGCAAAAATGTATCGATCCACCGACGTGCGGACTAGGCGGCAAATGTCCCGAAGGGTTGAAATGTAATTCCGATAATAAATGCTACCCTGCATGCGGCGCAAACGGCGCATGCCCGGGTGGACTGGTGTGTAATCCAAAAACGCTAGCATGCACTCCGCCTCCATCATGTGAAAATGGCAAATGTCCAAATGGATTGCAGTGTAACAAGGAGGATAATAAATGCTACCCTGCATGCGCAGCAAAGGGTGCTTGTCCTGCTGGGTTATCATGTAATGGATCAAATCTCTGTGGGTTGCCCCCGACGTGTGGGCCAAACGGAACCTGTCCGAATGGAGGCGTTTGTAGTAAAACAGATAATCGTTGTTATCCCGAATGCGGAGCAAACGGCACATGTCCGGGAGGGTTAGTATGTAATCCCAATACAAAAGGCTGTGAGCCAATCATTCAATGCGGTATTGGCGGTTCCTGTCCGGCAGGATATGAGTGTGAAAAAAGCTCAAATCAATGCAAGCCTATTATTCCTTGCGGTCCCGGCGGCTCCTGCCCAGGAGGAAAAGTATGCGTACCCGGCACAAATACCTGTATTGAACCTCCTGTATGCGGTGAGGGTGGAAAATGTCCCGATGGCTTAGAATGTAATCCCGCAACACAGCATTGTTACCCTCCATGCGGCCCTGGAGGAAGCTGTCCAAGCGGTCTTGCATGTAAGCCTGGAGGCACTACTTGCGAAGTAGTAACACCAATTATCCCCCCCGGTCCCATTGCCTGCAATCCCGATGGATCCTGCCCTCTCGGAACAAAGAAAGATCCTCTGGCTTCATCATGTAAGTGTTTACCGGATTGCAGCGCCGGACAGAAATGCCCTGCCGGCAGCGCATGCGATAGCGTCAGTGGCGTATGTCGCGTGTCCTGTCCTCCGGATTCCAACTGCCGTTCCGACGAACGCTGTGTTGAAAATATGTGTAGACCCATTCCCACCGGCCCCCATTGCGGTGATGGAACCATCCAGCTTGAACGTGGCGAGGAGTGTGATAACGGTTCATCGAACAATTCATCAGGAAACATCTGTACAGGTTCCTGCAAGCTCATTGCCTGTGGTCCCAAGGGTGAATGTCCCGGAGGATCCAAATGCAGTGCTGACGGCAAATGCCACCCTGTTTGCGAAAATGATAGCGATTGCAAATCTCCGCTTATATGCGATCCCACAGAAAAGGTGTGTAAACCACCCATCATAACCGTCTGTTCTCAAAAGAAATCCTGTGAACCCTCTGACGACTGCAAACTCTGCGAACCTCTCTGTACATCCGCCAACAGATGTAAGATTGTGAATCCTCCGGACTGTGCATCGCGTAATTTATTCTCATGCCAAAAAACCGATGGTACCATTGAATGTGCTAAGCCATGCCCATCAAACGACGTAGGTGTTTGCAGTGCCGGTACCGGCTGTTCACTCACCGATGACTGTAAACTCTGTCCTAAGTGCGCAACAGCTTCACGATGCAGCACCCCACCACCTGATTGCAAAGCTTTGGGCAAATACGAATGCCAGAAAAAAGATGGTAGCAAATTCTGTAGTGATGCTACCTGCGAAGAAATCCCCCCCGGTCCCATTGCCTGCAATCCCGATGGATCCTGTCCTCTCGGAACCAAGAAAGATCCTCTTGCTTCAGCATGCACCTGTCTTCCGGTCTGTGCTTCCAATACCGATTGCCCTGCCAACCAGAAATGCGATCTTGCTGCCGGCGTATGTCGCGTGTCCTGTCCTCCGGATTCCAACTGTCGTTCAGATGAACGCTGTGTTGAAAATATGTGTAAGCCCATTCCCACCGGCCCACGCTGTGGTGATGGAACCATCCAGCTTGAACGTGGCGAGGAGTGTGATAACGGTTCATCGAACAATTCATCAGGAAACATCTGTACAGGTTCCTGCAAGCTCATTGCCTGTGGTCCCAAGGGTGAATGTCCCGGAGGATCCAAATGCAGTGCTGACGGCAAATGCCACCCTGTTTGCGAAAATGATAGCGATTGCAAATCTCCGCTTATATGCGATCCCACAGAAAAGGTGTGTAAACCACCCATCATAACCGTCTGTTCTCAAAAGAAATCCTGTGAACCCTCTGACGACTGCAAACTCTGCGAACCTCTCTGTACATCCGCCAACAGATGTAAGATTGTGAATCCTCCGGACTGTGCATCGCGTAATTTATTCTCATGCCAAAAAACCGATGGTACCATTGAATGTGCTAAGCCATGCCCATCAAACGACGTAGGTGTTTGCAGTGCCGGTACCGGCTGTTCACTCACCGATGACTGTAAACTCTGTCCTAAGTGCGCAACAGCTTCACGATGCAGCACCCCACCACCTGATTGCAAAGCTTTGGGCAAATACGAATGCCAGAAAAAAGATGGTAGCAAATTCTGTAGTGATGCTACCTGCGAAGAGTTGCCACCGGATGATGAGGAGCAATCATGTGGTCCCAATGGACAATGTCCGGCTGGAACAACCTGTAATCCAGGTACAAATACATGCCAAGCGCCGGGTGGGCCTCAAGCACCATCCAGCCTCATACTTGCAGTCCGCTCATCTTCACAAATTGATCTTACATGGAGTGATAATTCTTCTAACGAGCGTGCATTCTTAATCTATCGCTCACTTGATAAGGGCGCTTCCTATTCACTCAGAGCAGCAGTAGCTGCACAATCAGAACAGTTGGCCGCCTATGCAGACACGGGTCTTGATGCTCGAACAGAATATACCTATAAAATTATTGCCATAAATGCATATGGTGATTCTGATCCATCGAATGTGCAGTCGGAAACAACATCATGGCTTCCCTGCCTCATATTTTGTCCAACACCCGCTATTCCTACGGGACTTGATATGCGAGCGCTTAATGCTTCGACAATTAAAATTATTTGGAACCATGATGATAAAAATGTTACTGCATTCAAAGTGGAGCGCACTATAAATCCCAATGATCCCGATTCATATATCACGGCATGCTCGGTAACCAATACCCAGAAGTGGTGTAATGACGGTGAGCTTAGTCCGAATACTACCTACTGGTATCGAGTCCAAGCATTGAATGGTTCGAAATTTTCTGCTCCATCCGAAGCTAAGTCCATAAAGACGCTTGGCGGCAGTGGCGGGCTTCCACCACTTGCACCCACGCAACTCACAGCGGTGGGGGATACACCATCTCAAATAACTCTTCAATGGCAGCATACAGGCGCTGATGAGCTTGGATTTAATGTGTATAGAACAAAGAATCTCACCCAACCTTTTGAGTTTGTGAAGCGCGCCGGCAGAGATGAGCTTATATTTATCGACACAGAAAAAGAAACAAATGTGCAATCCAATTCTGATTATTGGTATCGTGTTGCCGCATTCAATGATTATGGAGAAACATTTGCCGCTGGGGATCCTGCAAAGGCCCACACACCACTTTTTGGATGTATATTCTTTTGTAAAACACCAGTTGCTCCAACGGAAGTGAAAGCAACAAAGATTGATTCTCAAACGATCTCTTTGAGTTGGCAGCATACCGGCGCAGATCTTACCGCATTCCGTATTGAAAAAACATCAGATAGCGGCGCAACAAAAATATATCATTTTGTCACGACCGTTGGCAAAAACGAGCGCACTCATCGTGATGCAGGCTTATTGCCAGCGACGTATTCATATCGAATTACAGCATTAAATGATACACGAGAATCATCATCTGTTCTTTCAGGAGATACAAGCATTACTACGGTAACTCCTCCGCAGCCAGGACAATGCGTGCCCACACAAATTGCCGGTGCGGGATTGCGCGGTATTTACTATGCTGCTGAGCATAAGGATCCTCCATCCCAGGTGCCTGCAGGCAGCCCGCTTATCGACCGCATTGATAGCAAAATAAATTTTGACTGGAGAAATGTTCCCAATGACCCGACTGTTCCGCCGGGTTGGTACCTGGTTCGCTGGACCGGTGGCATTCGCGTGCCACAGAACGGCGAATATACATTTCATACGCGAAGTGATGACGGCATTATTGTTTCCATAGATAATAAACTTATTATAAATAATTGGACGGGACACGGCATTACAAGCGATAAAGGAAAAGTTACTCTTGAAAAAGAAGTGCTCTATCCGATATCAATGACCTATTATGAAAATGGAGGATATGGATGGATGCAACTTTTCTGGTCAGGACCGGGTGTTGCTGTGGAAGAAATTGTGCCCACAGAGTATCTCTATACCGATCAAGGAGCGCCAATCACTACCTGTGTGAGTCCGGACTCCGTACGTCCCTATCTTGATTCGGTATCTGTTTTGATTGATGATGCAGACAAATCCACTTCATTAAATGATCAGTTTAATTGTACTGCCGGAAAGACATGTCCAATCGGCTCAAAATCACTCCACACGTATTCACTGAAGGTATTTGGACGTGATGCACGAAGTGGTGGATTAAGCGAAATTGTGCCATCCGGAGGAATACAATGGGGATATCCTACCGGTTCAAGCGCCATAGTCTCACTATCTCAAACTACCCCAGCTAAACCCACAAGTCGACAGATTTCTGCACTTGCCAATGGTACAGAAACTATTAGCATTCGTGTCTCTGATGTTGATGAAAATGGATACGCGAAAGTAGTTGAAAAGCAAGTTGCTGTAACGGTGTCCGCATCCACAGATTCAGGCGGAGGCGGTGGAGGAGGAGGAGGCGGCGGTACGGTGAGTGGAACATGCGCACAGCCCCTGCGAATGGCGCTTATCGGATTTCATAGCAATACCCATCCGACCTATGATTGGATTAGACAGGCCTATCCTTCCGTTGTGGGTGTAATTGATACGTTGAGCGATGCATCCATGCTCGCAGAAGATAATTATGATATCTATATAGTAGATAGAGCTTGGTGGAGCGCAGATTCGTATAATTCAAAACTATATAGCCTTTGGAATGATCGTGGTAAAAACGTTATTTCAATAGGAAATGATTCAACAAGCGCGTTGGATCCTATCGGTACCTATGTTGGGACTGGCGGCGCGCAGTATAATTTGGCATCAAAGCCACGCGAAGCCCATGAAGTAATGAACTCATCATTTCAGGCCTACGATCAAATTGGTGCTGTTACGGACGGGTATGCAACTGCTATTCTGACAGCAAAAAATGGCTTCACTTCTCTCTATGAGCGTGTGAGCAAGCCTGCCGGTCAAACCCATCACATGGGTCTTATTGGAAAAAATGCCATTGGGGGTATTTGGTTCCACGATAATACAGGGGGATTATTTAATAATGATCAAGGGAAAAATGTTCTCACATCAGTTCTTGATTATATGACGAAGGATAGGCCAAGTAGAAGTGCACAGACGGCAGCCTTCAAGGAGACCTATAGCAAGCAGGTTGATCCTGCCTGTGCTCTTGGTGGCAATCTCCCTCTGGAATCAATAACTGTGTCCGTTGATGGCGCGGCACTAGATGATCTACACCTGAGTGATCAGTTTAATTGTTCCGAAAGCTATCCATGCCCTGCAGGGGCTACGCCTTCTCATACCTATTCAGTAACAGCATTTGGTATCGATGCGGCAGGCACAAAACAAGAGATTATACCTGATCAGGTTACCTGGTCGCTTGGCACGCCAGCATCCACATCTATTGTGCTTAGCGGAGTTTCTGAAAACACTTCAAATAGTCAGGCAGTTGTTACGGCAAAGGCTCTCCAGGGTGGAAATTCAATTGCTGTAACAGTACAGGGCAAAGACACTGCCGGAAATGCAACCACACTTACGAAAACCGTTACCATGAGTGTCTGTCCCCATCCATGGAGCTATGTAAATGCCGACTATGATTTTTCAATGTACTACTGTAGGGATATTGACAACACGAGCATGCTGCCCCTTCTCTCAAACCCTCCCCGTATTCGTACGGCAGTCCAGGGATTTATAGGCACAGCATTCAGTAGAGAATACATTTTCCCCTTTGTTCTTGATGCACAGAATAATCCTGATCCCAATCAAACAGATGTTATTATTATGCGCGTTGGAGATAATCCCAAGCGTCAACTTCTCAATGATTGGTACAAGGAGCGCGTGCCATTTGGATCTCCTTCTCCCATTGCACAAATTGATGGGTTTGACACCCTTCAGGATGAATCCGGCATCTATGTTATGGCGCCAAGCACAAATGGAACTACTCCCGAACTGCGCATCTATTTCTTTGCGGTGAATAAGGGCGCAGACCCTTCTACAACACAGCTGTTTACCAGAATGCTTTCGTGGACGAAATTCGCTTCTTCGATACCATCAGATGAAGATGGCAAAAAACTCCGCATGGATATGACTCGGTATGCGCGGTTACGATCTATTCAGAAACAGCTTGAACAGTATCGGAGGGTATCAAGCTATCCGTGCAAGTCAAACCCATCGACAACATGCTACTATCCAAATCTTGATTCAGGAAGTTATATTTCGCATGAGAGCATTTCAATTTGGCCATCATGGAAGCAAACACTCAGTAATAATCTTGGTACAGCATTGCCGGTAGATCCTCTTCAGGAACAGGATCCGCAACCACTTGAATATCAATGCTCATTGCCGTTTAACAAGAACACCTGTTGGTATACTGAAGAAAAATGCGGTGAAAAGGGGAAGTGTTCAGAATCAGACCTCCATTGTGAAACAGCAACAAATTCATGCTTTCCGTATTTTAACGGCTCATGTGAGCATAATGCAAAAAATGAAAATGGATATTGCAAACCTCAATCTACGCCGTTTCAGTTGGGAACGACGGTATATAATGCCATAGAAAAAGAGAAGCATGTATTCACATACAAATCACTGAATGGTGGGCAGAACTATCAACTCTGCGGACTCTTCGATAAACCGCGCCTCATCAGAACATTTTACGGATTGGCAATTAATGATGCAAAGCCAATTTGTTTCGAGCAAGAACCAAATCTTTCCCTTCTTGACCGTGGCATGCTACTCTTAAGAAAGATATCATCTCTTTTTCCACAATAA
- the ybeY gene encoding rRNA maturation RNase YbeY, with amino-acid sequence MVSLTVALEKKGIPPLALKSSWYQRLANLTRKAGYTLPIVLSIALVDDPTIRRINKQTRRVDRVTDVLSFSYGLDEGELIIAPNQARRQYASFKSKSLKDELKRLVIHGYLHLAGLDHKKLAERRIMEQVTRTLLLAAKKI; translated from the coding sequence ATGGTAAGTCTTACAGTAGCTCTTGAAAAAAAAGGAATACCTCCTCTTGCGCTCAAGTCTAGTTGGTATCAGCGACTTGCAAACTTGACAAGAAAAGCAGGGTATACACTTCCTATAGTATTAAGCATTGCTCTTGTTGATGATCCTACAATACGGCGAATTAATAAACAGACACGACGAGTAGATAGAGTAACAGACGTGCTTTCATTTTCGTATGGCTTGGATGAGGGAGAGTTGATTATTGCCCCAAATCAGGCGCGACGGCAATATGCATCATTTAAAAGCAAATCATTAAAAGATGAACTTAAAAGACTTGTAATTCACGGATATTTGCATTTGGCCGGTCTTGACCATAAAAAGTTGGCAGAGCGAAGAATAATGGAACAGGTGACGCGCACTCTCCTTTTGGCAGCAAAAAAGATATGA